A single window of Candidatus Thorarchaeota archaeon DNA harbors:
- a CDS encoding discoidin domain-containing protein, with protein sequence TAMLFLVLTSAFSPLSSNLYLELAKYIPFMIAFRESAQWSFFVILSYSLLIGFTFSTLYHRVRNKVLQVFVLSLAIMIFFSSSYPLMTGDVARNWLNSNVKGYFFPDSYVKLNTMLSNQYWTLLLPQRYTYVSYNFSGVPLNSGNPYPLIFSKPVISGLGTEYVQSENLDLLNRVYGLMLTNGYRNVAPEGKASASSVEKEGLIPTRAIDGDNNTRWASEKGMPQWFEIEWSYARELTKIRIVFEAAYANDYAIETWNGSNWATQIEVENNTSLENEYVFSRSIPATKLRIEFTKALRFNQTSIWELEVFAQNGGLSRFLGTLGIKHFVLEKDFMSGAAYDISQLKFNENDNFVLIKEWDEISLYNNTNALQKISIADNILSYTTLDDMFQTVQESTWETLQHSVLLNATSPNTIGNNALVSPENFVWRELSPTGYEVHVESKGSFVLVLLESYDEHWKVSVNGNQIKEKNHQEANAFANCWLIDQTGDLTISIQYETQSLFLLSAVASLALPALLLAFLNRKDLKKISNLIRSKLKFIKAKLKQKMRMRQQTTG encoded by the coding sequence AACAGCCATGCTTTTCTTGGTGCTGACAAGCGCCTTCAGCCCACTTTCCAGCAATCTTTACCTTGAATTAGCAAAATACATTCCCTTTATGATAGCATTTAGAGAATCTGCTCAGTGGAGCTTTTTCGTGATACTTTCCTACAGTCTCTTAATCGGCTTTACTTTTTCAACATTGTACCACAGAGTTAGAAACAAAGTATTGCAGGTTTTTGTGCTGAGCTTGGCAATCATGATTTTTTTCTCTTCATCGTATCCTTTGATGACAGGCGATGTTGCAAGAAATTGGCTGAATAGCAACGTTAAAGGTTACTTTTTCCCAGATTCTTATGTTAAACTCAATACTATGCTTTCAAATCAGTATTGGACTCTTTTGCTTCCACAAAGATATACTTATGTCTCCTACAATTTTAGTGGGGTTCCCCTTAATTCTGGAAATCCTTATCCGCTGATTTTTTCGAAGCCTGTAATATCTGGATTAGGCACAGAATACGTGCAGTCTGAAAACTTGGATTTGCTGAATAGAGTTTATGGATTGATGCTGACAAACGGTTATAGAAATGTGGCGCCCGAAGGAAAAGCTTCTGCGAGTTCGGTTGAAAAAGAGGGATTAATACCCACTCGAGCAATTGACGGAGATAATAACACTAGGTGGGCATCCGAGAAGGGCATGCCACAGTGGTTCGAAATTGAATGGAGCTATGCTAGAGAATTAACGAAAATAAGGATTGTTTTCGAAGCCGCTTATGCAAACGACTACGCTATAGAAACATGGAACGGTTCCAACTGGGCAACTCAAATAGAGGTGGAAAACAATACCAGTCTTGAAAATGAATATGTGTTTTCACGATCGATTCCTGCAACAAAGCTTCGTATAGAGTTCACCAAAGCTTTGCGTTTCAATCAGACCAGTATATGGGAACTGGAGGTGTTCGCCCAAAACGGAGGGCTTTCAAGATTTCTGGGTACATTGGGCATAAAGCACTTTGTACTCGAAAAAGACTTCATGTCTGGCGCTGCCTATGATATAAGCCAACTCAAATTTAATGAAAACGATAACTTTGTTCTAATTAAGGAATGGGATGAAATATCACTATACAATAACACCAATGCTTTGCAAAAGATCTCCATAGCCGACAATATTTTGAGCTATACAACCTTAGATGACATGTTCCAAACTGTACAAGAATCAACATGGGAAACTCTGCAACATTCAGTGCTCCTCAATGCAACTTCACCAAACACGATAGGAAACAATGCATTAGTGTCTCCGGAAAACTTTGTGTGGAGGGAACTCTCTCCAACAGGCTATGAAGTACATGTTGAATCGAAAGGTTCCTTTGTTTTAGTGTTATTAGAAAGCTACGATGAACACTGGAAAGTGTCAGTGAACGGCAATCAAATTAAAGAAAAAAACCATCAAGAAGCAAACGCTTTCGCAAACTGCTGGCTAATAGACCAGACAGGAGACCTTACAATATCAATACAATATGAGACACAAAGCCTTTTTCTCCTATCCGCAGTCGCTTCCCTCGCTCTTCCTGCGCTTCTATTAGCATTCTTGAACAGAAAAGACTTAAAGAAAATTAGCAATCTAATCCGTTCCAAACTCAAATTCATAAAAGCCAAATTGAAACAGAAAATGCGGATGCGTCAACAAACAACAGGTTAG